One window of Cucurbita pepo subsp. pepo cultivar mu-cu-16 chromosome LG19, ASM280686v2, whole genome shotgun sequence genomic DNA carries:
- the LOC111780919 gene encoding rop guanine nucleotide exchange factor 7-like, translating to MDESVVEKSQGIGHIVPENEMFSHLIEEHGRESSSSSDFLTSETTGGLEEHSHSGSEDSSPPYLLSWSTRKAYRPDCIRPNVADKEEKNFVDNRKVEKNVSSSSEVEMLKERFSKLLLGEDMSGCGNGVCTALAISNAITNLCATLFGQLWRLEPISEEKKVRWRREMDWLLCVSDHIVEFTPTWQTFLDGSKHEVMTCKQRSDLYVNLPALRKLDNMLLEILDSFEVCEFWYVDQGIHGPETDGSSSFHRVLQRQEDKWWLPVPRVPPGGLQEDSRKQLQQKRDSTNQILKAAIAINSATLADLEIPEPYLEALPKNGRACLGDLIYRYISSDQFSPQCLLDCLEMSSEHQATEIANRVEASIYVWRKRTSSKPAMNSIKHSSKSSWEMVKELMVDSEKMELLAERAETLLLCLKQRFPGLPQTTLDMNKIQYNKDVGKSILESYSRVLESLAFNVVARIDDLLYVDDLTKHSDEQLSSISKLGVMSHKNSPLPFSVPISGTPYKTPFATPSFSPAQAASPAKTTQRGFGIRKVLIDYLGIEARGGKEASNDIEKPEPVAYAELDKQTAQLREGVTSFPSPEQGSFA from the exons ATGGATGAGAGTGTGGTTGAAAAGAGCCAAGGGATTGGCCACATTGTGCCTGAAAATGAGATGTTTAGCCATTTGATTGAAGAACATGGACGTGAGAGTAGCTCGAGTTCTGATTTTCTTACATCGGAGACCACAGGGGGGCTTGAGGAGCACAGTCACAGTGGCTCGGAGGACTCATCGCCCCCTTATTTATTGAGTTGGTCCACTCGAAAAGCTTACAGACCGGATTGTATTAGACCTAATGTTGctgataaagaagaaaaaaactttgTTGATAATAGGAAGGTGGAGAAGAACGTATCTTCTTCATCAG AGGTTGAGATGTTGAAGGAAAGATTTTCTAAACTGCTACTCGGAGAAGATATGTCAGGCTGCGGAAATGGGGTTTGTACGGCGTTGGCTATATCGAATGCCATTACAAATCTTTGTG CCACTCTGTTTGGGCAACTGTGGCGATTAGAGCCTATTTcagaagagaagaaagtgcGGTGGCGAAGGGAGATGGATTGGCTTCTTTGTGTTAGCGATCATATTGTCGAGTTCACGCCTACTTGGCAGACGTTTCTTGATGGAAGCAAGCATGAG GTTATGACATGCAAACAACGGTCGGATCTTTATGTGAATCTTCCTGCTCTTCGGAAACTGGACAACATGCTTCTT GAAATATTAGATAGTTTTGAAGTTTGTGAGTTCTGGTATGTTGATCAAGGGATACACGGCCCTGAGACTGATGGGTCTTCCTCTTTCCATAGAGTGCTACAGCGTCAAGAAGATAAATGGTGGCTTCCCGTGCCTCGAGTTCCTCCGGGTGGTCTCCAGGAAGACTCAAGAAAGCAACTGCAACAAAAGCGCGACAGCACAAACCAGATATTAAAAGCTGCAATTGCAATTAACAGTGCTACTTTGGCTGATCTCGAAATTCCCGAACCGTATCTCGAAGCCTTACCGAAG AATGGAAGAGCCTGTTTGGGAGATCTCATATATCGATATATTTCATCAGATCAATTCTCTCCTCAATGTTTACTTGACTGCCTTGAAATGTCATCTGAACATCAAGCTACGGAGATCGCTAACCGGGTCGAGGCTTCTATCTACGTATGGCGAAAAAGAACGAGCTCAAAACCTGCTATGAACTCCATCAAACACAGTTCAAAATCGTCATGGGAAATGGTGAAGGAGCTGATGGTCGACTCGGAGAAAATGGAGCTGCTAGCAGAGAGAGCAGAAACTCTATTGCTTTGCCTGAAGCAACGGTTTCCTGGTCTTCCACAGACAACCTTAGATATGAACAAGATCCAGTACAATAAG GATGTCGGAAAATCCATCCTAGAGAGCTACTCTCGAGTTTTGGAGAGCCTAGCATTCAACGTTGTTGCACGAATCGATGATTTGCTTTATGTGGACGATCTCACAAAGCATTCCGATGAGCAGCTCTCGTCCATATCGAAACTTGGTGTGATGTCTCACAAGAACAGCCCATTGCCTTTCTCAGTGCCCATCTCTGGCACTCCATATAAAACACCATTTGCCACTCCAAGCTTTTCACCTGCTCAAGCAGCGAGTCCTGCCAAAACTACCCAACGCGGATTCGGTATCAGAAAGGTTTTAATTGACTACCTTGGTATCGAAGCAAGAGGAGGAAAAGAAGCCAGCAATGATATAGAGAAACCTGAACCAGTTGCCTACGCAGAACTCGACAAGCAAACCGCTCAGCTCAGGGAAGGAGTAACGAGCTTCCCTTCACCCGAACAAGGATCGTTTGCATGA
- the LOC111780922 gene encoding uncharacterized protein LOC111780922 yields the protein MDGNNHVRSSSSLTTDLFGSKHTSSSSTSGIFASIFSPSSKVLGGDSLLSRTKEIERASVNQPWIPNADDQDDTANQRQKESRETKNKDSSSIYQDQRAQPCQFTSSIYYGGQDVYAHPQNSHNSGVNSTFKKDWGEDDSGSASRGNWWQGSLYY from the exons ATGGACGGAAACAACCATGTGCgttcctcttcttctctcaCCACTGACCTCTTTGGCTCTAAACAcacttcctcttcttctaccTCTGGGATTTTTGCCTCTATTTTCTCCCCTTCTTCCAAG GTGTTAGGGGGAGACTCACTGCTCTCTCGAACCAAAGAGATTGAAAGGGCTTCTGTAAATCAGCCTTGGATCCCCAACGCTGATGATCAAG ATGATACTGCTAATCAAAGACAAAAGGAGAGTCGGGAGACGAAGAATAAAGATTCGAGTTCCATCTATCAGGATCAAAGAGCCCAACCATGTCAGTTTACCTCATCAATCTATTATGGTGGCCAAGATGTTTATGCTCATCCTCAGAATTCCCACAATTCTGGGGTGAACTCGACG TTCAAGAAGGACTGGGGAGAAGACGATTCTGGAAGTGCTTCAAGAGGAAATTGGTGGCAAG GGTCTCTCTATTATTAA